Below is a genomic region from Rosa chinensis cultivar Old Blush chromosome 5, RchiOBHm-V2, whole genome shotgun sequence.
GCTGAGACTTTTAAAGAAAACTGCTGCtattgtgttgtgagaataatcagctgtgaattaaaacagttttatgtttagtaaataatatttttaaaagtgctatcagtacataaaacaactacaGAACGTATTTTGATCCTCAATAGTTTCTAAAAAAACCACTGatctgcttctaaaatctgtcACTAGTGATCATTGAAAactgttatttatttatttattaaatataataaaatttaaaattttaaacggaagctaatttttttttaaattaaacaatccGGAACGAGGTCTTTGAATGGACTAGTGGAGGAAAGGTGCAAAAGTAAGTTTTGACAGACACACCGATAGTAATGAGGACAGTGTTGCTCTAGTAATGAGGACAGTGTTGCTCTATTTGTTGGAATGCACTGAAGGTGAGGAAAGCTTGTCGTTTCTATTAGAAAATAGTGACCGAGGGGGAGCACCTACTACTCCATTAGTTATGTCTAGGAAAAATGTTACTTTAACACATACGAGATCAGTTGGTTCAGTTGCGTCACATGGGTTTTGACTTCGATGGCTCTGaaccaagtcttcaagaagcaaGAGTTTTTCATGCTCTAAGATACCACAGTCACAAACCAACTTGGAACACAAGGAAATCAAGTAGAAACCATACAAAAAACCCCTATTAGTTGCACCTACTATCATCGATCACAACCTCAAAAGCTGTAATCAACATATGTATGTGCTACGAGTTGTAATTAAATTACAGACTTTCAAtacataaatttttttgaaaaaataaatagaggattaggcgatattagctcctTTGTGATAGCTGATTTGGAGTTTCAAATATCCATCCACAATCCCGAAAGAAAGGGGACCATTACAACCGGGACTTTCAATCCATAACTTGCTTGCAATAATCTTAACAATGCTTACAGTCTCCACACAAGTTTCAAATTTACCAAACCTAGTTGTTATGATCTTAACAATGTCATGAAGATGATGGATGGTTTGAGCCGGTAGGTGTTGGATTTGATCTAGGATGTGGTCTTTGCCTTTTTCTCCTGCGACCTACAAGCCATTATATACCCATAACTGTTAGCCCAAATTAATTAATAGTACTCTCAAATCACTTCATCATATTTTTAACAAATCACAATCTGAGACTTCTTGCTCATGAGCTTGTCATATGGGATTTTGATGAAAATTGACAAAGATATGGCTACTATTTGGCAGGCTGGAGGAATGATCGAAACCATAACTAATCAACAAAAGGTTGTAAGAGCCAAATGTGCATGTTGGAATAATAGTAATGAAGTTGATTTATCattcaattcaaatcatagtttAAGGACTCAATTGCAACTCGGGTATGGTCTTCTGAAAATGCAGTCAGAAGTTACAAGCAGAGTTTAATGAAACATATGCGAGTTTTCAACCATATCAAAATCAACTAACACGTTTTCATTGAATGACTTAAAAATCAAGAGAAGGTTGAACTCACCACGGTAAGAGGAACACTCGGAACTCAACTATAAGTTGTGACCCTTTACTGTACATTATCAATTTCTACCACATAATCTCACCAAATCACAATGCCAAAGTAAAGCCAAATCAAATTTCCACAAGTAAACACGAATTAAGGTAAAATACCTAACACcaaagattcaagatttgaaaTTCCAGGGAAATATGAGGTAATTAACATAATGAAGTAGTACCCTTCTTACTCCAACCCGGAGGAGCCACCAAGGACAGAACTTCCATTTTTGCACCCTTGTTCTCCACTTTGCTTGCCCTTTCACTTTCACCTACTGAATTCGAACTAAAATTAGAaggggataaaaaaaaaattaaaaattaaaattaaaataaaacttaaGCTCAAGGGAAAAAAAACGTTGGTGCCACATACCCGTTATTGGTGAAACCAAAGTCTCCACATATGCAACATAATGAAGAAAATATGCCTCACAATCACAAATGATATTTCTAAATGTCTTTTCTTCCGGATTATATAATCCCAAGGATCTACAACGGAGAAGAACTTCGCCATTCTCTAAAATGCATAAAGGCGTCAGCATATTGTCAAAATGTTGAGGTAAACACTCTGGGGAAATGTATATGACTTTGGTCCAAGATTCTTCGACCCCATATTCCTTCATCATCCATATACCAAACTCATGGTATACAAACAAAGAGTTCCCAACAGTCAAGATTGAAGCAGATATAGGGGAGTGACAGGGGAATAACGCCATGACCTTAAATTTCTCCTCCGCAAGACCTAAAGACAGTATTCCTAATGTACCTTCCTCATACTCTACTCCTCTTAGAAGGGCTACCCAATGTAGAGTTTCGTTTAACAAGAAACCCTGCTTTTCGAACCGATAAATGTATTCACTGCCTTGGCTAATATGATTGAAATCAGGATTAGGCCTCCATGAACCCGTTTTTAGTGTAAAGACTTGAAGTGTGGTTTCTGCTTCATATATTTTAGTGGCTCGTATTACCTTGTAATCTTCGATGGTGGAATCATAACCGAATCCAGCAAGATATACGAAACTCTCAAAGATGCTTGAACTTTCACAAATATGAAGTTCAGGTTCTGGTAGCTGCTTGAACTCTCTAGTGCAAGGGTTCCATAATATGATGCTACCGCTTCCAAATTCTATACAAATCAAGCCATTGCAAGAACCATAGATATTTGGAAAACATTCACCTTCAAAGTCATGCATCTCCGGATAATCAAGCTCTGTGATTGCAACGTCACCATCATCTAGCTTCAGTACAGAAGCTTGGAGAGGCCGCGTTCCGAGAAGGAGGTTGAAGTGGTTGGTGTTGACCCGGCTGAGGTGGTTTTTAACAAAAGAGGGATCGGAGATCAATGCAAGCCATGACTTGCATACGCAGCGAAATCGTAGTAGAGATTTGGCCGGTAGCCTTGACAGTATCTCAGCAATGATGTCATGATCGAAGTCAGGACCGACTATGGTTGTTGCTGGCGCCGAATCCGTCTGGCGTCGCCGGCCATGTTTGGGGTGCGAGATTTGAGTTTTGTTTTTCATGTAGAAAGATAGAATGAAGAGAGGAGGGGCAACATTCTTGTGTTGCACCCTCAAAGTCAATGGTTTGAGATTCGAAGGAGGCGACGAGGAAGGAACGTGCAAGCGCTGACTAtatgaaaatgatttttttgttttt
It encodes:
- the LOC121049131 gene encoding F-box/kelch-repeat protein At3g06240-like yields the protein MVYESAKILKNLIKMKKYIILKLQKTKKSFSYSQRLHVPSSSPPSNLKPLTLRVQHKNVAPPLFILSFYMKNKTQISHPKHGRRRQTDSAPATTIVGPDFDHDIIAEILSRLPAKSLLRFRCVCKSWLALISDPSFVKNHLSRVNTNHFNLLLGTRPLQASVLKLDDGDVAITELDYPEMHDFEGECFPNIYGSCNGLICIEFGSGSIILWNPCTREFKQLPEPELHICESSSIFESFVYLAGFGYDSTIEDYKVIRATKIYEAETTLQVFTLKTGSWRPNPDFNHISQGSEYIYRFEKQGFLLNETLHWVALLRGVEYEEGTLGIL